In Drosophila santomea strain STO CAGO 1482 chromosome 3L, Prin_Dsan_1.1, whole genome shotgun sequence, a single window of DNA contains:
- the LOC120449363 gene encoding arginine-glutamic acid dipeptide repeats protein isoform X16, protein MAASTQGEIRVGPGHQVNDVYAKLPDYNPISSFPIDKETDERELEESRWSPGVVADGDLLMFLRAARSMAAFQGMCDGGLEDGCLAASRDDTTINALDVLHDSGYDPGKALQALVKCPVSKGIDKKWTEDETKKFIKGLRQFGKNFFRIHKDLLPHKDTPELVEFYYLWKKTPGANNNRPHRRRRQSALRRNRVTRANNSNSNTPPKKEDTPEPQTATTATAAATAASETASRSSPAVSKEENSSLTEDDASECDSDSSLTHKRDESPSRMRTRNKQQNNNSSTSSGNNTAGNGGGNATSISSGSTGGGAAGGNNSSKDQSANAVANGKRPKRGSETPDVSGGASVDSPKTPTKAVAESSANKRKGGKQETPNKKKRTEQESNEPSAHEENAVKEKRKRPDSPVESMNSDSRPDSVLDDGESNTTDTTTAEQQSTKDSKDTVSCKEEREMVTNDLEAKAEEKVIKAEALAEDSKDSAIKNMDEETNIQAPSSAETSLVDGPNPNALPSPVAAPITMKVPTIATVEALNASVDRKEAIEKMESCDSDPEMLKKLATIKQEVSPQQQQHLQQPSQQQMQQQLAPVGLQPPPSCPPSESVYIKKEPMEDSMDATCNQNSNEPQDLKVKIEIKNEDALKHSAGGMPPSGPCAPPSALHPLSGAPVESGQEPLHLQHMPHGPVPTQPPPGYLIDGQLKYGPPGQGVPPQPPQLHSDAAGGVSGAPPGAPTTPQKYPPEMEMKFAPQDLKYPPPPPLDALKYSQEMQAAAAAAAAAGKYDMKYMMEQQGKYNVELSAAHQPPSKPGYQDSLKIPDIKPGFGHLPHSVGSPLDAAHKYGPPPTSQESQQQQPQPSAHQVPPGATPPPGIAMPKPHYQHDVQTPPLGRPFEPTGLMLKYGDPLAAKYGPPQDLKYPMPPVSQAGPADIKPYGGENLIKSSPYGPPPESPIDASARSTPGQDSQGSNSNSQPPSMPPQPQQFQSPHPSPHMPSPAGGGLPPGMHPQNLIHGPPPGAAGGSGPQPPPPPTSLHQPTPTSAGPPSLQHGLHPGHQHSQLSAATSLPPSSIGIPPTLSTMAPSHMHPHLHPHAHLQGLHRPHDLPPSMHPHAPMPLSLQGHPQHGHGLPPSHTSQQQQQQQQQTGGPAGTVRTPSPAQQPPRSLHDPQSSREPPTSQPSTTMAGSSGPGGPPPQQSPHAHRTSPLPGLAGSGPPPPGLIGHPMAIHPHLAHLPPGHPAHAALAHPGHHLLSHSIAGLGPGGGPIALLAGPGGLGGIPESALSRRTPPSHLPHSHASSAPLTAHSVASMTSTSMSLTTSTVPSSAFSRASPSVQISSSGGGPSGPGSVGPGGLPNSSAAAAAAAAAHRAASPASSVSSLSRQSPLHPVPQSPLSHHPSSSALSAAAAAVAERDRHALMRQQSPHMTPPPVSNASLMASPLSKMYAPQPGQRGLGTSPPPHLRPGASPPVIRHPQMPLPLPLIAPGGGIPQIGVHPGQSPYPHPLLHPSVFYSPHHHPFNSPYGYAPYGPGFPAYMKPPPQPGQLDPAAVMAAHHAGLQGPPPQQMRQDEQNAAAAAAAAAAEKQHQAAAAAAAQQHKAPQQQPPGGMPPNKPPTPKTPQGPGGGMPPGMGGPGTPTGLPPGAYPGSHMPGYPQGPPHGSPFAPQDGQPHGLKPTSHMDALRAHAHSANSAGMGGGHHPTEPLPIDIEPDPEPEIPSPTHNIPRGPSPEAKPDDTECHRSQSAIFVRHIDRGDYNSCTRTDLIFKPVADSKLARKREERDRKLAEKERERRQQQQQQQQQQQQQQAAAAQQAAQQAKMKAELKPPYADTPALRQLSEYARPHVAFRELEEIKNAQAAAASQSRLDPHWMEYYRRGIHPSQFPLYANPAISQMERERLGIPPPHHVGLDPGEHMVRMPQPPEAGFQLPPNVGQYPRPNMLIPREPHSDVLLRMSYADQLQAAEFQRQSLHDQYFRQRPR, encoded by the exons ATGGCGGCCTCCACTCAAGGAGAAATTCGAGTGGGTCCCGGCCACCAGGTAAACGATGTCTAT GCAAAACTGCCCGATTATAATCCAATCTCAAGCTTCCCCATCGACAAGGAAACCGATGAACGTGAACTAGAGGAATCAAGATGGAGTCCAGGCGTTGTTGCCGATGGCGACTTGTTAATGTTCTTGCGTGCGGCTCGCTCCATGGCTGCATTTCAAGGAATGTGTGATGGTGGTTTAGAAGACGGTTGTTTGGCTGCCAGTCGCGACGACACTACAATAAACGCACTCGACGTG CTCCACGATTCTGGCTACGATCCAGGCAAAGCTCTACAAGCGCTCGTAAAGTGCCCCGTTTCGAAGGGCATCGATAAGAAGTGGACCGAGGACGAAACAAAGAAATTCATCAAGGGTCTGCGTCAGTTCGGGAAGAACTTCTTCCGCATCCATAAGGACCTGCTGCCGCACAAGGATACGCCGGAGCTGGTCGAGTTCTACTATCTGTGGAAAAAGACGCCCGGCGCGAACAACAATCGGCCACACAGGCGACGCCGCCAGAGCGCCCTGCGACGCAATCGTGTCACGCgggccaacaacagcaacagcaacactcCTCCGAAGAAGGAGGACACTCCAGAACCACAAACTGcgacgacggcgacggcggcggcaacCGCGGCGTCCGAGACGGCGAGTCGCTCCTCGCCCGCTGTCTCCAAGGAGGAGAACAGCTCGCTCACCGAGGACGACGCCAGCGAGTGCGACAGTGATTCGAGTCTGACCCACAAAAGGGATGAATCACCCTCAAGGATGAGGACGCGTAACAAGCAacagaacaacaacagcagcaccagcagcggTAACAACACGGCCGGAAACGGTGGCGGTAACGCCACATCCATAAGCAGCGGATCAACCGGCGGCGGTGCCGCTGGCGGCAACAATTCGTCTAAGGATCAATCAGCCAACGCCGTGGCTAATGGCAAGCGACCCAAGAGGGGCTCCGAAACACCGGACGTGTCCGGCGGAGCCTCGGTCGATAGTCCCAAGACACCGACGAAGGCTGTGGCCGAGAGTTCGGCCAATAAGCGCAAGGGTGGCAAGCAGGAGACGCCCAACAAGAAGAAGCGAACGGAGCAGGAGTCCAACGAGCCAAGCGCCCACGAGGAGAATGCCGTCAAGGAGAAGCGCAAGAGACCGGACAGCCCGGTTGAGAGCATGAACTCGGATAGCAGGCCGGATTCAGTGCTCGACGATGGCGAATCCAATACCACGGACACCACCACCGCCGAGCAGCAGTCGACAAAGGACAGCAAGGATACGGTCAGCTGCAAGGAGGAGCGCGAAATGGTCACCAACGATCTGGAGGCCAAGGCCGAGGAGAAGGTCATCAAGGCAGAGGCTTTGGCGGAGGACAGCAAGGATAGCGCCATCAAGAACATGGACGAGGAGACAAACATCCAGGCGCCTAGCAGTGCAGAGACAAGTTTGGTGGATGGTCCAAATCCCAATGCCTTGCCCAGTCCTGTGGCCGCACCAATCACCATGAAGGTGCCCACAATTGCCACAGTTGAGGCGCTGAACGCGTCCGTGGATCGCAAGGAGGCCATCGAGAAGATGGAGTCGTGCGACAGCGATCCGGAGATGCTTAAAAAACTGGCAACCATTAAGCAGGAAGTATctccgcagcagcaacagcatttGCAACAGCCGTCacagcagcagatgcagcagcaactcgcACCTGTTGGCTTACAGCCGCCTCCGTCTTGCCCGCCTTCAGAATCAGTCTATATCAAAAAGGAGCCCATGGAGGACTCGATGGACGCCACCTGCAATCAGAACAGCAACGAACCGCAGGACCTGAAGGTGAAGATCGAGATTAAAAACGAGGATGCATTAAAGCACAGTGCCGGAGGTATGCCGCCTTCTGGACCCTGTGCACCGCCTTCAGCTCTACATCCGCTCTCCGGAGCTCCGGTAGAGAGCGGCCAGGAGCCACTGCACCTGCAACACATGCCTCATGGACCGGTGCCAACGCAACCGCCTCCTGGCTATCTAATTGATGGTCAGCTAAAGTATGGACCACCGGGACAAGGCGTGCCTCCACAGCCTCCACAACTGCACAGCGACGCGGCTGGAGGAGTCAGTGGAGCACCGCCTGGAGCCCCGACCACGCCGCAAAAGTATCCGCCCGAGATGGAGATGAAGTTTGCTCCTCAGGATCTCAAGTAtccaccaccgccgccccTAGACGCACTCAAGTACAGCCAGGAGATGCAagctgcggcggcggcagcggctgctgctggcaaATACGATATGAAGTACATGATGGAGCAGCAGGGCAAGTACAACGTGGAGTTGTCAGCGGCCCATCAGCCGCCTAGCAAGCCGGGCTACCAGGACTCGCTGAAGATACCCGATATCAAGCCCGGTTTCGGCCACCTGCCGCACAGCGTGGGCTCACCGCTGGACGCCGCCCATAAATACGGACCGCCTCCAACGTCGCAAGAGtcccagcaacagcagccacagccgTCGGCACATCAGGTACCGCCGGGAGCAACTCCACCACCCGGTATCGCCATGCCCAAGCCGCACTACCAACACGACGTGCAAACACCACCGTTGGGACGGCCCTTCGAGCCGACCGGACTTATGCTCAAGTATGGCGATCCATTGGCAGCCAAATACGGGCCGCCTCAGGATCTCAAGTACCCGATGCCGCCGGTCTCTCAGGCGGGACCAGCGGACATAAAGCCCTATGGCGGCGAGAATCTAATCAAGTCCTCACCGTACGGACCGCCGCCGGAGAGTCCCATTGATGCCTCAGCGCGCTCTACACCTGGCCAGGATAGCCAgggcagcaacagcaattcACAGCCGCCCTCAATGCCCCCGCAACCGCAGCAGTTCCAGTCGCCGCATCCCTCGCCGCATATGCCTTCGCCAGCAGGTGGTGGCCTACCACCGGGAATGCATCCGCAAAATCTCATCCACGGCCCGCCACCAGGTGCAGCGGGCGGTAGTGGTCCCCAGCCGCCTCCGCCGCCCACATCGCTGCATCAGCCCACGCCCACGTCTGCAGGTCCACCCAGTCTGCAACATGGACTACATCCTGGCCACCAGCACTCACAGCTGTCTGCGGCAACATCGCTACCGCCGAGCTCGATTGGAATTCCTCCCACGCTCTCGACTATGGCGCCCTCGCACATGCACCCGCACCTCCATCCACATGCGCATCTGCAGGGTCTCCATCGGCCGCACGATCTGCCGCCCAGTATGCATCCACATGCTCCCATGCCGCTGTCGTTGCAGGGACATCCGCAGCACGGCCATGGATTGCCGCCATCGCACACTtctcagcaacagcagcaacaacaacaacagaccGGCGGACCAGCTGGCACAGTGCGCACTCCGTCACCTGCCCAGCAGCCGCCGAGATCCCTGCACGATCCGCAATCGTCTCGAGAGCCGCCCACCTCGCAGCCCTCGACCACAATGGCAGGATCGAGTGGTCCGGGTGGACCACCGCCCCAACAGTCGCCGCACGCGCATCGAACATCGCCGTTGCCAGGACTAGCGGGTAGTGGACCTCCACCACCGGGACTAATCGGTCATCCGATGGCCATACACCCGCACCTGGCCCACTTGCCGCCCGGACATCCTGCACACGCAGCACTGGCTCATCCTGGACACCATCTGCTGTCACACTCGATAGCGGGTTTGGGGCCTGGCGGTGGACCGATCGCGCTGCTGGCCGGTCCCGGTGGGCTTGGAGGTATTCCAGAGTCCGCTCTAAGTCGTCGCACCCCGCCCTCACACCTGCCACACTCGCATGCCTCTTCGGCTCCACTGACGGCCCATTCGGTCGCCAGTATGACGTCCACCAGTATGTCGCTGACCACCAGCACGGTGCCATCATCTGCCTTTAGCCGCGCCAGTCCAAGCGTACAGATCTCGAGCAGTGGGGGCGGTCCTTCAGGCCCCGGAAGCGTTGGACCTGGTGGATTGCCAAACTCttcggcagcggcagcagctgcggcAGCTGCTCATCGTGCAGCGTCCCCGGCATCCAGCGTCAGCAGCCTGAGTCGGCAGAGTCCGCTGCATCCGGTGCCGCAGTCGCCGCTCAGCCATCATCCGTCGTCCTCTGCGTTATCCGCCGCGGCAGCTGCCGTTGCGGAACGGGATCGACATGCGCTGATGCGTCAGCAATCGCCACATATGACTCCACCCCCGGTGTCCAATGCCTCTTTAATGGCGAGTCCTCTGAGCAAGATGTACGCTCCTCAGCCGGGTCAGAGGGGCTTGGGAACATCACCGCCACCGCATTTGCGGCCTGGAGCATCACCGCCGGTCATTCGCCACCCGCAGATGCCTCTGCCGTTGCCATTGATCGCGCCTGGCGGAGGAATACCCCAGATTGGAGTGCATCCGGGTCAGTCACCGTATCCGCATCCGCTACTGCATCCTTCGGTATTTTACTCACCGCACCACCATCCCTTCAATTCGCCATACGGCTATGCGCCCTATGGTCCTGGATTCCCGGCGTACATGAAGCCGCCACCGCAGCCGGGACAGCTCGATCCGGCAGCCGTGATGGCGGCCCACCATGCTGGATTGCAAGGACCGCCGCCCCAGCAGATGCGCCAGGACGAGCAGAATGCAGCGgccgccgctgcagcagcagctgctgagAAACAACACCAagcggctgcagcagcggcagcacagcagcacaaggcgccacaacaacaaccgcCCGGCGGAATGCCACCCAACAAACCGCCGACGCCAAAGACGCCACAGGGTCCAGGCGGTGGAATGCCCCCTGGAATGGGTGGACCGGGAACACCGACGGGACTACCGCCTGGTGCTTATCCAGGCAGCCATATGCCGGGATATCCACAAGGACCACCGCATGGATCACCGTTTGCGCCACAAGATGGTCAGCCTCACGGACTAAAGCCCACATCGCACATGGACGCCCTGCGAGCGCATGCGCACTCAGCCAACTCGGCGGGAATGGGTGGAGGACACCATCCGACGGAGCCAT TGCCCATTGATATTGAGCCGGATCCAGAGCCAGAGATTCCCAGTCCAACGCACAACATACCACGTGGTCCAAGTCCCGAAGCAAAACCGGACGACACCGAATGCCATCGCTCTCAGTCTGCCAT ATTTGTGCGTCACATCGATCGCGGGGATTACAATTCATGCACGAGAACAGATTTGATCTTCAAGCCGGTGGCCGACTCAAAGTTGGCCCGCAAGCGTGAAGAACGCGACCGCAAGCTGGCCGAAAAGGAACGTGAGCGGCGACAG cagcagcagcaacaacaacagcagcagcaacaacagcaagcaGCTGCCGCGCAACAGGCGGCACAGCAAGCCAAGATGAAGGCGGAGCTGAAGCCCCCGTATGCGGATACGCCGGCACTGCGTCAACTGTCGGAGTACGCTCGTCCCCACGTCGCCTTCAG GGAACTGGAGGAGATCAAAAACGCACAAGCTGCTGCGGCGAGTCAGTCCAGACTAGATCCGCACTGGATGGAATACTATCGACG CGGCATCCACCCCTCGCAGTTCCCACTGTATGCGAATCCGGCGATATCGCAGATGGAGAGGGAGCGTCTGGGAATTCCACCTCCGCACCATGTGGGGTTGGACCCGGGCGAGCACATGGTGCGTATG CCGCAACCACCGGAGGCCGGTTTCCAACTGCCAC CGAATGTTGGCCAGTATCCGCGGCCAAATATGCTTATACCTAGGGAGCCGCACTCGGATGTCCTGCTGCGCATGTCCTATGCCGACCAACTACAG GCCGCCGAGTTCCAGCGACAGTCCCTGCACGATCAGTACTTTAG ACAACGGCCCAGATAA